The Coleofasciculaceae cyanobacterium genome contains a region encoding:
- the ltrA gene encoding group II intron reverse transcriptase/maturase codes for MNTAKPMYEWNTLPWHQLDKQVFKLQKRIYQASERGDVKVVPRLQKLLISSWSAKAVSVRKVTQDNQGKKTAGVDGIKSLTPFKRMELVKNLQLEDKSKPTRRIWIPKPGKTEKRPLGIPTIHERAKQALVKMALEPEWEAEFESNSFGFRPGRSCHDAIEAIHKSLSQKAKYILDADIAKCFDKIDHQKLLKKINASPTIRRQIKAWLKSGVIDKGTLFPTKEGTPQGGVCSPLLANIALHGMENLIRKSFPAKEGYLNGNYWSNPTPNLIRYADDFVVLHKDIKVIMQCKSLIETWLKDIGLELKPEKTRISHSLEEYKGNVGFDFLGFHIQHYRVGKYKSGRSSNRKPLGHKLLIKPSQQSIKKHLTKIGDVIDKHQASKAEKVIGTLNPIIRGWSNYFRGAISSETFKLLDHLTYLKLRRWANRRHPNKGKKWVKDKYWKSIENRNWVFSQTYENEITCTLINHSDINIVRHVKVTGAKSPYDGDFIYWSQRLSTYLETSTRVRTLLKRQKGKCTLCKLSFTSQDILEVDHVKPRNQGGNDTYKNLQLLHRHCHDNKSRQDYIEWHRQKYSRQESSH; via the coding sequence ATGAACACGGCAAAACCGATGTATGAATGGAATACTCTCCCCTGGCATCAGCTAGACAAACAGGTATTCAAGCTTCAAAAAAGAATTTATCAAGCTTCTGAACGTGGAGATGTCAAAGTAGTTCCTAGACTCCAAAAACTTCTGATTAGCTCATGGTCAGCCAAAGCTGTTTCAGTCAGGAAAGTCACACAGGATAACCAAGGAAAGAAGACGGCAGGAGTCGATGGAATTAAATCCCTTACTCCGTTCAAAAGAATGGAATTGGTTAAAAACCTTCAACTAGAAGATAAATCCAAACCTACCCGTAGAATATGGATACCAAAACCAGGAAAAACCGAAAAACGACCCTTGGGAATACCCACCATTCATGAAAGAGCCAAACAAGCTCTTGTAAAAATGGCACTAGAACCAGAATGGGAAGCAGAATTTGAAAGTAACTCATTCGGATTTAGACCTGGACGTTCTTGCCACGATGCAATTGAAGCAATTCATAAATCTTTGTCTCAAAAAGCAAAATATATCCTAGATGCGGATATAGCAAAATGCTTTGACAAAATTGACCACCAAAAACTATTAAAGAAAATAAACGCATCACCCACAATAAGAAGGCAAATAAAAGCCTGGTTAAAGTCGGGGGTAATCGATAAAGGCACATTATTTCCAACCAAGGAAGGAACACCTCAAGGTGGGGTATGTTCTCCTTTGTTAGCCAACATAGCTTTACACGGAATGGAAAATCTAATTAGAAAATCATTCCCAGCAAAAGAAGGCTATCTAAACGGAAATTATTGGAGTAATCCTACACCAAACCTAATTCGATATGCTGATGATTTTGTCGTCTTACATAAAGACATCAAAGTAATTATGCAATGTAAATCTTTAATAGAAACATGGCTAAAAGATATAGGACTAGAGTTAAAACCAGAAAAAACTCGTATAAGCCATAGCCTCGAAGAATACAAAGGAAATGTAGGATTTGATTTTCTAGGTTTCCACATCCAACACTATCGTGTAGGAAAGTATAAATCGGGACGTAGCTCAAATAGAAAACCACTGGGACACAAACTGCTAATAAAACCCTCACAACAAAGTATAAAAAAACACCTGACGAAGATTGGAGATGTAATCGATAAACATCAAGCATCTAAGGCTGAGAAAGTCATTGGTACACTCAACCCAATTATCAGAGGATGGAGTAATTACTTTAGAGGAGCAATCAGCAGTGAAACGTTTAAACTTCTAGACCACCTAACATATCTAAAACTCAGAAGATGGGCGAACAGAAGACACCCCAATAAGGGTAAGAAGTGGGTTAAAGATAAATACTGGAAATCCATAGAAAATCGAAATTGGGTATTCTCGCAAACCTATGAGAATGAAATCACCTGTACATTGATAAATCACTCAGACATTAATATTGTCCGTCATGTGAAAGTCACAGGAGCAAAATCTCCTTACGATGGGGATTTCATTTACTGGAGTCAAAGATTAAGTACATACCTAGAAACTTCTACAAGAGTAAGAACATTACTTAAGAGGCAAAAAGGTAAATGTACACTTTGTAAATTATCATTTACTAGCCAAGACATTTTGGAGGTTGACCATGTTAAACCCAGGAATCAAGGCGGAAATGATACATACAAAAATCTTCAATTACTACACCGACATTGCCACGACAACAAAAGTCGTCAAGATTACATTGAATGGCACAGACAGAAGTATTCAAGACAGGAATCATCTCATTGA